The following coding sequences lie in one Phenylobacterium immobile (ATCC 35973) genomic window:
- a CDS encoding MotA/TolQ/ExbB proton channel family protein, with amino-acid sequence MLDNKFKTPFIALLGAVALMASAPALAQSAAPAAPAAAPAAADAAAAPAAAPAAPVAEEAPPTMDHAGKLGVGTMFMDADPVVKVIMIGLVLCSIFSWTLLVIKSIEFSSLNKGSDAFLEAFRGAKSVQDMGRIATSEEFDGNPLADMAAAAASEIELSRQAGVLTQHPEHALVRAQMAVGAVQATLARRLSGGMQFLASVGSNGPFIGLFGTVYGIMNSFIGIANTNTTNLAVVAPGIAEALLATGLGLFAAIPSVIFYNFFQTKISAYGARTEGFVAELTNAISRQLDKGA; translated from the coding sequence ATGCTCGACAACAAATTCAAGACTCCTTTCATCGCTCTCCTCGGCGCCGTTGCGCTGATGGCGAGCGCGCCCGCGCTCGCTCAGAGCGCTGCTCCGGCCGCTCCGGCGGCTGCTCCGGCCGCGGCTGACGCCGCCGCCGCCCCGGCTGCCGCTCCGGCCGCTCCGGTGGCTGAAGAAGCCCCTCCGACCATGGACCACGCCGGCAAGCTCGGCGTCGGCACCATGTTCATGGACGCTGACCCGGTCGTTAAGGTGATCATGATCGGGCTGGTTCTCTGCTCGATCTTCTCGTGGACCCTGCTCGTCATTAAGAGCATCGAGTTCAGCTCGCTGAACAAGGGTTCGGACGCCTTCCTCGAAGCCTTCCGCGGCGCCAAGTCGGTGCAAGACATGGGCCGCATCGCGACCTCGGAAGAGTTCGACGGCAACCCGCTGGCCGACATGGCCGCTGCGGCTGCTTCTGAAATTGAACTGTCGCGTCAAGCCGGCGTGCTGACCCAGCACCCCGAACACGCTCTGGTTCGTGCTCAGATGGCGGTTGGCGCCGTCCAAGCCACGCTGGCGCGTCGCCTTTCGGGCGGCATGCAGTTCCTGGCTTCGGTCGGTTCGAACGGTCCGTTCATCGGCCTGTTCGGCACCGTTTACGGGATCATGAACTCCTTCATCGGCATCGCGAACACCAACACGACCAACCTGGCCGTCGTCGCCCCCGGCATCGCCGAAGCGCTTCTCGCCACTGGTCTCGGCCTGTTCGCCGCTATCCCGTCGGTTATCTTCTACAACTTCTTCCAAACGAAGATCTCCGCCTACGGCGCGCGCACCGAAGGTTTCGTTGCTGAGCTCACCAACGCCATCTCGCGGCAGCTCGACAAGGGGGCGTAA
- a CDS encoding Pr6Pr family membrane protein, giving the protein MILQTVATLAVTGDGLITALAMARYFTILSNLAFAVMMTLVALGRRAPAGWVGGATLCMMTVGVVYALLLEGFLVLPGLGPIADIFLHKVSPIAAGLFWLVLAPKGELRWRHAFVWLGLLTAYGAYALLWGWEAGFAIYPFLDPGRGWGRVILTLLILGGGFLATGLALVSVDRRLARHA; this is encoded by the coding sequence TTGATCCTGCAGACTGTCGCGACCCTTGCCGTCACGGGCGATGGCCTGATCACGGCCCTGGCCATGGCGCGCTACTTCACGATCCTCAGCAATCTGGCCTTCGCGGTCATGATGACGCTCGTCGCCTTAGGGCGACGTGCGCCGGCCGGCTGGGTCGGCGGTGCGACGCTTTGCATGATGACGGTCGGCGTCGTCTACGCGCTGCTCTTGGAGGGCTTTCTGGTGCTCCCTGGGCTCGGGCCCATCGCGGATATCTTCCTGCACAAAGTTTCGCCGATCGCGGCTGGGTTATTCTGGCTGGTCCTTGCGCCGAAAGGTGAGTTGCGCTGGCGTCATGCGTTTGTCTGGTTGGGTCTGCTGACAGCGTACGGTGCTTATGCGTTGCTGTGGGGCTGGGAGGCGGGTTTCGCGATCTACCCATTCCTCGACCCTGGGCGCGGGTGGGGTCGCGTGATTCTCACCCTTCTGATCCTGGGCGGTGGATTTCTCGCGACAGGTTTGGCCCTCGTCTCCGTCGACCGCCGCCTCGCCCGGCATGCGTGA
- a CDS encoding DNA gyrase inhibitor YacG, with product MTCPICKRPAQDAYKPFCSKRCSDVDLQRWLTNRYAVPGETEDLADDEVD from the coding sequence ATGACGTGCCCGATCTGCAAGCGCCCGGCTCAGGACGCCTACAAGCCATTCTGCTCGAAACGCTGTTCGGACGTGGATCTGCAGAGATGGCTGACTAATCGCTACGCCGTGCCCGGCGAGACCGAAGACCTCGCAGATGACGAAGTCGACTGA
- a CDS encoding ribonuclease E/G: MSERRAYLDDGVGETRGVVTLDGRPERLLIRRDGDNPLALLGARAAARVVNVEPVLSSAFLDLGDGVEAMLPFRPEDRPTRGAMLRVEVRAEARRGKVAVVRALGEADGSPRLLEPPPSVAEALSQFVHGAEPVGGLEAMTIADEAQSDVLEQVFNLPGGGSLSIEPTRALTAIDVDLGERKGADSKRAARAANLAAIAESARLLRLKGLGGLVVIDLVGRGHDGPALLTAARTAFAPDNPGVAIGPVGKFGAMELSLPRRVQPNFERLCRSDGALSDESLAHRAIRALMREGLAQPGARLVAACPAQIVSLAEPMLKALQAKMGLRFALRAVDGARDTLKVSTL, from the coding sequence ATGAGCGAACGGCGGGCTTATCTCGATGACGGCGTGGGCGAGACCCGTGGCGTGGTGACACTCGACGGTCGGCCAGAACGGCTGCTGATCCGGCGCGATGGGGACAACCCGCTGGCGCTCCTGGGCGCGCGGGCGGCCGCGCGGGTCGTCAATGTCGAACCTGTGTTGTCGAGCGCCTTTCTTGATCTTGGTGACGGTGTCGAGGCCATGCTGCCCTTCCGACCGGAAGACCGCCCGACTCGAGGCGCGATGCTGCGCGTGGAGGTTCGCGCCGAGGCCCGCCGCGGCAAGGTCGCCGTCGTGCGCGCGTTGGGGGAGGCCGATGGCTCCCCCCGTCTTTTGGAGCCGCCGCCCAGCGTCGCCGAGGCGCTCTCACAGTTTGTCCATGGCGCTGAGCCGGTGGGCGGCCTGGAAGCGATGACCATCGCCGATGAGGCTCAGTCCGATGTTCTGGAGCAGGTGTTCAATCTACCGGGCGGGGGCTCTCTTTCGATCGAGCCTACGCGGGCGCTGACGGCCATCGATGTCGATCTGGGAGAGCGCAAGGGCGCTGACTCCAAGCGCGCGGCGCGGGCGGCGAACCTCGCGGCGATCGCTGAAAGCGCGCGACTTCTACGACTGAAAGGTCTCGGCGGATTGGTGGTGATCGATCTCGTAGGCCGCGGCCATGACGGTCCAGCGCTTTTGACCGCCGCGCGGACGGCCTTCGCGCCGGATAATCCGGGCGTCGCTATCGGGCCGGTGGGCAAGTTCGGCGCCATGGAACTGTCCCTGCCGCGTCGTGTTCAGCCGAATTTTGAACGCCTGTGCCGCAGCGATGGCGCACTGTCCGATGAAAGTCTGGCTCACCGCGCAATCCGCGCCCTGATGCGGGAGGGCCTGGCCCAACCGGGCGCCAGGCTGGTGGCCGCCTGTCCGGCGCAGATTGTCTCTCTGGCGGAGCCCATGCTGAAGGCGCTGCAAGCTAAAATGGGTCTTCGCTTCGCCCTGAGGGCAGTCGACGGCGCCCGTGATACGTTGAAAGTCAGCACTCTATGA
- a CDS encoding Maf family protein, with the protein MRLVLASASPRRVELLRQIGLEPDVIAPADIDETPLRDETPRRLALRLASAKAAHVARGHVDDVVLGADTVVAVGRRILPKAEDAGEVRKCLTLLSGRNHRVLTAVAVAAHGQTWSRLVETRVQVKRLSDAEIDSYAEGGEGIGKAGGYGVQGRAGAFIIAVHGSYPAVVGLPLYETRNLLFGAGWPA; encoded by the coding sequence ATGCGCCTTGTGCTGGCCTCTGCAAGCCCCAGGCGGGTCGAGTTGCTGCGTCAGATCGGTCTTGAGCCGGATGTGATCGCGCCAGCGGATATCGACGAGACGCCTTTGAGGGATGAGACGCCGCGACGCCTCGCTTTGCGGCTTGCGTCGGCGAAGGCGGCTCACGTCGCAAGGGGCCATGTTGACGACGTTGTGCTTGGCGCCGACACCGTGGTGGCGGTCGGACGTCGGATCCTTCCGAAGGCGGAAGACGCGGGCGAGGTCCGCAAGTGCCTTACGCTGCTTTCAGGCCGCAACCATCGCGTGCTGACTGCGGTCGCTGTCGCTGCGCACGGCCAGACCTGGTCGCGGCTGGTGGAGACGCGCGTGCAGGTGAAGCGGCTGTCTGACGCTGAGATTGACAGCTACGCTGAGGGCGGGGAAGGGATCGGCAAGGCCGGCGGCTACGGTGTTCAGGGGCGCGCCGGCGCGTTCATCATCGCCGTCCATGGATCTTACCCTGCGGTGGTCGGTCTTCCGCTCTATGAGACACGGAATCTGTTGTTCGGCGCGGGGTGGCCAGCATGA
- a CDS encoding low molecular weight phosphatase family protein, whose translation MLERPGAVLFACNLNRVRSPMAEGLLRRMFAGQVFTDSAGLKDPAMKSLDPSADPFARAVMAEIGVDLSQHRAKTFEDVRQISFDLVISLTPEAHHQAVELTRAPSVEIEYWPTHDPTLAEGTREARLDAYRQVRDALARRIEARFG comes from the coding sequence GTGCTGGAAAGACCTGGCGCCGTCCTGTTCGCCTGCAACCTCAACCGGGTGCGCTCGCCCATGGCGGAGGGCCTGCTGCGCCGGATGTTCGCGGGGCAAGTCTTCACCGACAGCGCCGGCTTGAAAGATCCGGCCATGAAGTCGCTAGATCCGTCTGCGGATCCCTTCGCCAGGGCGGTGATGGCCGAGATCGGCGTCGATCTGAGCCAGCATCGGGCGAAGACATTCGAGGACGTCCGGCAGATATCCTTCGATCTCGTTATCTCGCTGACGCCGGAGGCCCACCACCAGGCGGTCGAACTGACGCGCGCGCCTTCAGTGGAGATCGAGTACTGGCCGACCCACGATCCGACCCTGGCGGAGGGTACGCGCGAGGCGCGGCTGGACGCCTACCGGCAGGTCCGCGACGCGCTCGCCCGACGCATCGAAGCGCGATTTGGTTAA
- a CDS encoding UPF0262 family protein, with translation MADAGKPRLNAVHIDEESLAAISRDQEQERQIAIFDLLEQNSFQPEGGDAGPYALVISLADNRLVLDVASQGYEHRHILSLTPFRPLIKDYFLVCESYHQAIRQSTPAQIEALDMGRRSLHNEASELLRKRLKGKIETDADTARRLFTLICALHRRG, from the coding sequence ATGGCTGACGCCGGCAAGCCCCGCCTGAACGCCGTCCATATTGACGAAGAGTCCCTGGCCGCCATTTCGCGCGACCAGGAGCAGGAGCGACAGATCGCGATCTTCGATCTGCTGGAGCAGAACTCATTTCAACCAGAGGGCGGCGACGCGGGTCCCTACGCCCTGGTCATCTCGCTCGCCGACAACCGCTTGGTGCTGGACGTGGCGAGCCAGGGCTACGAGCACCGGCATATTCTTTCGCTCACGCCGTTTAGGCCGCTCATCAAGGACTATTTTCTGGTCTGCGAGAGCTATCACCAGGCGATTCGGCAATCGACTCCGGCGCAGATCGAGGCCTTGGACATGGGTCGGCGCAGCCTGCACAACGAGGCCTCGGAACTGCTGCGTAAACGGCTGAAGGGCAAGATCGAGACAGACGCCGACACGGCGCGGCGGCTGTTCACCCTGATCTGCGCCCTGCACAGGCGAGGCTAG
- the hisD gene encoding histidinol dehydrogenase, whose product MRRFRYTDADFSTAFTAFVEERRDTPEEVDAIVRDVLAAVRVEGVAALLRFSREFDRVELTEATLRVSAEEIAAGAAACPAEVRDALKFAAERIRRYHERQRPADQQFIDEDGVSLGWRWGPLDAVGVYVPGGRAAYPSTVLMNVVPAAAAGVGRIAMVTPPGKLEPAVLAAAQIAGVTEIWRVGGAQAVAALAYGAGPILPVDKIVGPGNAFVTAAKRRVYGVVGIDALAGPSEIVVVADGKNDPKWIAADLLSQAEHDPAAQSILITDDEDFAAQVEVEIQIQLQSLSTGEAAAQSWRDHGAVVIAPLDRSPELVDQIAPEHVEFAVDHPETLSDRVRHAGAMFLGRLTPEAIGDYVAGSNHVLPTSRAARFSSGLSLYDFIKRTSIVQCDAAAFARLGPPTVILAQAEGLPAHARSSAIRLS is encoded by the coding sequence ATGCGCCGCTTTCGCTACACCGACGCCGATTTCAGCACCGCCTTCACCGCCTTCGTGGAGGAACGCCGCGACACGCCGGAAGAGGTGGACGCGATCGTCCGCGACGTGCTGGCCGCCGTCCGCGTCGAGGGCGTGGCGGCTCTGCTGCGGTTCAGCCGCGAGTTCGACCGCGTCGAGTTGACGGAAGCCACCTTGCGCGTGTCCGCCGAGGAGATCGCCGCCGGCGCGGCGGCCTGCCCGGCGGAGGTGCGCGACGCCCTGAAGTTCGCCGCCGAGCGCATCAGACGCTATCACGAGCGCCAGCGCCCCGCCGACCAGCAATTCATAGACGAGGACGGCGTGAGCCTGGGCTGGCGCTGGGGGCCGCTGGACGCGGTGGGCGTCTACGTGCCGGGCGGCCGCGCGGCCTACCCCTCAACCGTTCTGATGAATGTCGTGCCGGCCGCCGCCGCGGGCGTAGGACGTATCGCCATGGTGACGCCGCCGGGCAAGCTGGAGCCGGCCGTCCTGGCGGCGGCGCAGATCGCGGGCGTCACCGAGATTTGGCGGGTCGGCGGCGCGCAAGCCGTCGCCGCCCTGGCTTACGGCGCAGGGCCGATCCTGCCGGTGGACAAGATCGTCGGACCCGGCAACGCCTTCGTCACCGCCGCCAAGCGCCGGGTCTACGGCGTGGTCGGCATCGACGCCTTGGCGGGCCCCTCCGAGATCGTCGTCGTCGCCGATGGCAAGAACGACCCGAAGTGGATCGCCGCGGACCTGCTGAGCCAAGCCGAGCATGACCCGGCGGCGCAATCGATCCTGATCACCGACGATGAGGATTTCGCCGCTCAGGTCGAGGTCGAAATTCAGATCCAGCTGCAGTCGCTGTCGACCGGCGAGGCCGCCGCGCAGTCGTGGCGCGACCACGGCGCGGTCGTCATCGCGCCGTTGGACCGCTCGCCTGAGTTGGTGGATCAGATCGCGCCCGAGCACGTCGAATTCGCCGTTGATCATCCCGAAACGCTGTCCGACCGCGTGCGTCACGCCGGCGCGATGTTCCTGGGCAGGCTGACGCCTGAGGCGATCGGCGACTATGTCGCCGGTTCGAACCACGTCCTGCCGACCAGCCGTGCGGCGCGATTCTCATCGGGTCTTTCGCTCTACGACTTCATCAAGCGCACCTCGATCGTGCAATGCGACGCCGCCGCCTTCGCGCGCCTGGGACCGCCGACCGTGATCCTGGCGCAAGCCGAGGGTCTGCCGGCGCACGCCCGCTCGAGCGCGATCCGCCTCAGTTGA
- a CDS encoding DUF2948 family protein — MSGEMSAPLRLMAQDAEDLAVVSAALQDAVIKVGDIQYEPKARRLTIALNRYRWEGGQSQRVRAALQFAGVEAVQARRVRMRAKDAVLALLSIGFEPEDAPGGTVSLVFAGGGDIRVRVECVEAVLADVSQPWSTPRTPNHDA, encoded by the coding sequence ATGAGCGGCGAGATGTCTGCGCCGCTGCGCCTGATGGCGCAGGACGCCGAGGATCTGGCGGTGGTGTCGGCGGCGCTGCAGGACGCCGTGATCAAGGTCGGCGACATCCAGTATGAGCCGAAGGCGCGCCGGTTGACGATCGCGCTCAACCGCTACCGCTGGGAAGGCGGCCAGAGCCAGCGGGTGCGCGCAGCGCTGCAGTTCGCGGGCGTCGAAGCCGTGCAGGCCCGGCGCGTGCGGATGCGCGCGAAGGACGCGGTGCTGGCCCTGCTGTCCATCGGCTTCGAGCCCGAGGACGCGCCCGGTGGGACGGTAAGCCTGGTCTTCGCCGGCGGTGGCGACATCCGCGTGCGGGTGGAGTGCGTCGAGGCGGTACTGGCCGACGTGTCGCAGCCCTGGTCCACGCCGCGGACGCCGAACCACGACGCCTGA
- the murA gene encoding UDP-N-acetylglucosamine 1-carboxyvinyltransferase: MDRIAITGGARLAGRIPISGAKNSAIKLMAASLLTEEPLILTNMPRLADTRFLGRLLTRLGTVVEESDDPSADVVTAGQTMSLTTREIVSGFASYDLVRQMRASFNVLGPLVARTGQAKVSLPGGCTIGARPVDLHLKALEALGARIDLHEGYVYAQAPRGLIGAEIEFPFVSVGATEHALLAAVLAQGTTVLKNAAQEPEIADLAECLNKMGAKVSGAGTPTITIEGVSRLGGARHAVIADRIEMGTYALAAAMAGGEVRLTHARPELIDALSAKMIEAGVGVTRHDDGVTITRDPAARLKAVEVTTDPYPGFATDLQAQFMALMTLAEGESLVRETIFENRFMHVPELGRLGADIAVHGGEARVRGVDALEGAQVMATDLRASVSLVIAGLAARGETTVNRVYHLDRGFERLEEKLSACGAVIRRIKGDGEPDE; this comes from the coding sequence TTGGACCGTATCGCCATCACCGGCGGCGCGCGGCTGGCGGGGCGCATCCCGATCAGCGGCGCCAAGAACTCGGCCATCAAGCTGATGGCGGCGAGCCTGCTGACTGAAGAACCCCTGATCCTGACCAATATGCCGAGGCTGGCCGACACCCGCTTCCTGGGCCGGCTGCTGACCCGGCTGGGCACGGTGGTCGAGGAGAGCGACGATCCGTCGGCCGACGTGGTCACCGCCGGCCAGACCATGAGCCTGACGACCCGCGAGATCGTCTCGGGCTTTGCGTCCTACGACCTGGTGCGCCAGATGCGGGCGTCGTTCAACGTGCTGGGACCGCTGGTGGCGCGGACCGGACAGGCGAAGGTTTCCCTCCCAGGCGGTTGCACCATCGGCGCGCGGCCTGTGGACCTGCACCTGAAGGCGCTGGAGGCGCTGGGCGCGCGGATCGACCTGCATGAAGGTTATGTCTACGCCCAGGCGCCGCGAGGCCTGATCGGCGCGGAGATCGAGTTTCCGTTCGTTTCGGTCGGCGCGACGGAGCACGCCCTGCTCGCCGCCGTGCTGGCCCAGGGGACGACGGTGTTGAAGAACGCCGCCCAGGAGCCGGAGATCGCCGACCTGGCCGAATGCCTGAACAAGATGGGCGCGAAGGTCAGCGGCGCCGGGACGCCGACGATCACGATCGAGGGCGTCTCGCGCCTGGGCGGCGCGCGCCATGCGGTGATCGCCGACCGGATCGAGATGGGCACCTACGCCCTGGCCGCGGCCATGGCCGGCGGCGAGGTGCGGCTGACCCATGCGCGCCCGGAATTGATCGACGCCCTCAGCGCCAAGATGATCGAGGCCGGCGTCGGCGTAACGCGTCACGACGATGGGGTGACCATCACGCGGGACCCGGCGGCGCGCCTGAAGGCGGTCGAAGTCACGACCGATCCTTACCCAGGCTTCGCTACGGATCTGCAGGCGCAGTTCATGGCGCTGATGACGCTGGCCGAGGGCGAGAGCCTGGTGCGCGAAACGATTTTCGAGAACCGCTTCATGCATGTGCCGGAACTCGGGCGCCTGGGCGCGGATATCGCCGTACACGGTGGTGAGGCGCGGGTGCGCGGCGTCGACGCTCTTGAGGGGGCGCAGGTGATGGCGACGGACCTGCGGGCCTCGGTCAGCCTGGTGATCGCCGGTCTTGCGGCGCGGGGCGAGACGACCGTGAACCGCGTCTATCACCTCGACCGTGGCTTCGAGCGCCTGGAAGAGAAGTTGAGCGCCTGCGGCGCGGTGATCCGGCGGATCAAGGGCGACGGGGAGCCGGACGAATGA
- a CDS encoding lysozyme has protein sequence MRSIPANAATFVAAHEGLRLEAYRDPAGVWTIGYGHTEDVAADRRITRLEAEALLAQDLAVAASRLAARIGPVVGELTEGQYAALLSFVFNVGADPGWTIWKRLRARQFDQVPLELMRFVNAGGRKLNGLVARRAEECKLWAREEPGSSAEAVSSGVTRAQATPPTAADPTPPQKSATVLTGAISAAAAAPVAAKAVTEAMAPYGAASPWVAQALAVVATVAALAATMVVVLTWLKAREARS, from the coding sequence ATGAGATCGATCCCCGCGAACGCGGCGACCTTTGTCGCCGCGCATGAAGGCCTGCGCCTGGAGGCCTACCGCGATCCGGCCGGCGTCTGGACCATCGGCTATGGCCACACCGAGGACGTAGCGGCGGACCGGCGGATCACGCGCCTGGAGGCCGAGGCCCTGCTGGCGCAGGACCTGGCGGTCGCCGCCTCGCGGCTGGCCGCGCGGATCGGGCCGGTCGTGGGTGAGCTGACCGAGGGCCAGTATGCGGCCTTGCTGTCGTTCGTGTTTAACGTGGGCGCGGATCCTGGTTGGACGATCTGGAAGCGGCTTCGGGCGCGGCAGTTCGACCAGGTTCCGCTGGAACTGATGCGGTTCGTCAACGCCGGCGGGCGCAAGTTGAACGGCCTGGTCGCCCGGCGGGCGGAGGAGTGCAAGCTGTGGGCCCGCGAGGAGCCTGGGTCGAGCGCCGAGGCGGTGAGTTCCGGCGTCACCCGGGCGCAGGCGACGCCGCCGACCGCGGCCGATCCGACGCCGCCGCAGAAGTCGGCCACGGTGCTGACCGGGGCGATCAGCGCGGCGGCGGCGGCGCCGGTGGCGGCCAAGGCGGTCACGGAGGCGATGGCGCCCTATGGCGCGGCCTCGCCCTGGGTGGCGCAGGCGCTGGCGGTGGTGGCCACGGTGGCGGCGCTGGCGGCGACGATGGTGGTCGTGCTCACCTGGTTGAAGGCGCGTGAGGCGCGGTCGTGA
- a CDS encoding DUF1796 family putative cysteine peptidase, with translation MNKRIELVLSLGGLCQVSYQIERRLGFHYHSPFDWLVAPLSSIRRVLADEGQSFCQAVSVTHEGRTPLCESYGVAYAHEFHRTDGGAVIIDRATMQKAQEKLAHKYSVMRELLAEGHRTLFIRLAGHHDGALATPYVVDDRPCTTQDLNAICEAVAGRFPDLEFEIAFAYFSEFTQLKIDESSLDPRLRVFALESSGGGKWQGAEENWAPLFDAYDFDLKAVKGKSRQFSKKYQLDAQELR, from the coding sequence TTGAACAAGCGAATAGAGTTGGTGTTGAGTTTGGGTGGGTTGTGCCAGGTATCCTACCAGATCGAACGGCGCCTCGGATTCCACTACCACAGCCCGTTCGACTGGCTGGTCGCCCCCCTCTCGTCAATTAGACGAGTTTTAGCCGATGAGGGCCAATCGTTCTGCCAAGCCGTCAGCGTGACGCATGAGGGGCGGACGCCGCTGTGTGAAAGCTACGGTGTTGCCTACGCTCACGAATTCCACCGCACGGATGGCGGCGCAGTGATCATTGACCGGGCCACAATGCAGAAGGCGCAGGAGAAATTGGCTCATAAATACTCCGTCATGAGGGAGCTCTTGGCCGAGGGACATCGCACGCTTTTCATCCGCTTGGCGGGGCATCACGATGGGGCCCTCGCGACGCCTTATGTCGTCGATGATCGTCCCTGCACGACGCAGGACTTAAATGCGATCTGCGAGGCCGTGGCTGGGCGGTTCCCCGACCTCGAATTTGAGATCGCCTTTGCGTACTTCTCGGAATTCACCCAACTGAAGATCGACGAAAGCTCGCTCGATCCCAGACTGCGTGTATTCGCTTTGGAGTCATCGGGCGGCGGAAAGTGGCAGGGTGCCGAGGAGAACTGGGCACCGCTGTTTGACGCCTACGACTTCGATCTTAAGGCGGTGAAGGGAAAGTCGCGCCAGTTCAGCAAGAAGTATCAGTTGGACGCTCAGGAGCTTCGTTAA